TTCATCGTGCACCTGCCGCGCAACTATAGCCCAATCGCGCGCGCGGGCGTTACCGCGGCTATTGGCCGCCGATCGGATAGGCGCCCGCCGCGCCGCGCCACGGCTGGAGCAGCATCCGGTCGAGCCGCAAGTCAGCCGGATCGCGGAACTGCTCCAACCCGATCGTCATCCCGAGATGGCCGGCGGCGGGCTGGGCGCGATACGTCCCCAGCCAGCGATCCCACCATGAGAGGTTGAACCCGAAGTTGCTATTGGTCTCGGCGCGCACGACGGAATGATGCACGCGGTGCATGTCGGGCGTGACCATGAACAGGCGCAGGACACGGTCGGTGCCCGCCGGAAGCCGCACGTTGGAATGGTTGAACATCGAGGTCGCATTGAGCACGACTTCGAAGGCGAGCACTGCCTGGGGCGGCGCGCCGATCGAGACCACCGCGGCGAGCTTGATCACCGCCGAAATGAGGATCTCGCCCGGATGGAAGCGCAGGCCGGTGCTGACGTCGAAGTCGAGGTCGGCGTGATGCATCCGATGGAGCCGCCAAAGCGCGGGCACCGCATGGAACATCACGTGCTGGAGATAGATCGCGAGGTCGAGCAGGATCACCGAGGGGACGATTGCGGCCCACGGCAGGTACTCGTCGAAAGCGGGCGCCAGATTGTTGAATAGCCCCCAGTTCTGGAGCTCGCCCAAGCCGGCAATATCGACCGCGGCGACCGGAATCAGCACGCGCACGATAGCAACGTTGAGCGCTGCGATACCAAGGTTGGAGGGCCAGCGCCGCGCCCGCCCGACGCTCGGCCGCCGGCGCGGCGCGAGCAGCTCCCACGCCGCCATCGCGACGAACACGGCGGCAAACGCGCCGAGCCGGAGTTGGGTTTCGACGTTCAGGCGAGCCTTCCTCCCCAGCTCTTCAGTAAAACGGAAGCTGGCATGCGGGAAAAGCAGAGGTTCGCATGGCCACTGCCTGTCGGCGCGGGCCGCGATTTTAGCGCGCGAAGGGGGTTGTCGTGCGTGCGATCGCAATTTTCCCGCTAGCCGGTGCCCGCCGCCTGTGATAAGGGGGTCGAAAGCCGGTCCGCGCGGAGGTGCTAGGTGCGCACGCGAGATATCATCGTTGGAACGGTGATAATTGTAGCGATGGTCACGGTGGCGGTCCTGGTCGCGATTTCGGTGTACCACCACGAGTTTCTGGGACAGATGTAGCTGCTCTCGTTCCCTGCCCGCTTGGTCGAGCCGGGCCGCTTGGAAAGCCGGCGGTCGTGGGCTAGGCTGCGTCCTTGCGACGCGCTGCGCGAGTCCAGGCGACTGACGATGCTCTGCGAATGGTGCAGCGGTTGAGCCGAGGGACCCTCTTGGCGCGCCCCCTTAGCTCAGTTGGATAGAG
This region of Candidatus Binataceae bacterium genomic DNA includes:
- a CDS encoding sterol desaturase family protein, which codes for MAAWELLAPRRRPSVGRARRWPSNLGIAALNVAIVRVLIPVAAVDIAGLGELQNWGLFNNLAPAFDEYLPWAAIVPSVILLDLAIYLQHVMFHAVPALWRLHRMHHADLDFDVSTGLRFHPGEILISAVIKLAAVVSIGAPPQAVLAFEVVLNATSMFNHSNVRLPAGTDRVLRLFMVTPDMHRVHHSVVRAETNSNFGFNLSWWDRWLGTYRAQPAAGHLGMTIGLEQFRDPADLRLDRMLLQPWRGAAGAYPIGGQ